The Besnoitia besnoiti strain Bb-Ger1 chromosome IV, whole genome shotgun sequence genome contains a region encoding:
- a CDS encoding hypothetical protein (encoded by transcript BESB_054470), with translation MSASALDAHAQRICEGLQAKGLLATPEWTRRECRRLLSSPQSSPHFSSASSTSRGTLAFPDLTEEKLGDAFLRSEFAESAQPSLPAGVCALERGALEGVHLLEVLEAANLNESRKARTRLAPSKNRFLKVVLSDGHTSVAAVEYRPIPAFSEATLQPGAKLLVCGAPPVRRGLVFLQQAHVRVVWGGAAPAEEAAGAGEAKEEAPSANRAGGRVDAKRETVVAELDPTRPLAERPYAASCASSAAAAEDPTPAIRSEKIRQATPLSSSRDGRQLSLRSEVRGCFVPEAASFGRPPSERLRGGAPNGVASEVHVSRPQTALSGVSASRVHTSRRHGGDAMATRCAPTAADGAGHGVPGGPHAGPGPRASSALPVHLMERNRTAAALPMEDADIEELADLALEDLEDLAVSGETFAGAFDSVCVVASPNRDAASSEASSREKACSGATSAASHNPALRLACAASNPARAATGPAGGRRVSVHSVSSESAEEAEAGAREARAPRQARASPLREAPAEDFEDAKGRRLPVDSNSSSSSSEACVAARSPPSLSPSPAPPRGLPVKSRATREEPPSESETPSMKASALSCGRNASGSREWWVFAAVTDAKWMTGVREIQGRKRVYSERGQFESAATGPAPGRPAAGKCTYTAGGLWRLALSDGSLSGYVAFVRNDLLPVLLPALCAGGADGVVDAAHSAHSSPLASVSREVVKLALLSLQGHFRLTGAAETSLWPGETLKKEPRVASASARPPATSPEPEGAPAGATRAGGEFAWLVVSGFETHLSVSDLDRELSELLDAFDAQCIDLKSSAQTGGSAQTANNHEAKGRESPQARSSKGTH, from the coding sequence ATGTCAGCGTCTGCCctcgacgcgcacgcgcagaggatctgcgagggcctgcaggcgaagggcctgctggcgacgcctgagtggacgcgccgcgagtgCCGAAGgttgctttcttctccgcagTCTTCTCCTCACttttcgtctgcctcttcgacCTCGCGCGGCACACTCGCCTTTCCCGACCTGACCGAAGAGAAACTGGGAGACGCTTTTCTGCGCTCGGAGTTTGCGGAGAGCGCGCAGCCGTCGCTCccggcaggcgtctgcgcacTCGAGCGGGGAGCGCTGGAGGGCGTGCACTTGTTGGAGGTCTTGGAGGCCGCGAATCTGAACGAGAGTCGCAAGGcccgcacgcgcctcgctccgaGCAAAAACCGGTTTCTGAAGGTAGTCCTCAGCGACGGCCACACCAGCGTCGCAGCCGTGGAGTATCGACCGATACCGGCCTTCAGCGAGGCTACGCTGCAGCCGGGAGCGAAactcctcgtctgcggcgcgccgccagtcCGACGGGGGCTCGTCTTCCTGCAGCAGGCCCACGTGCGCGTCGTTtggggcggcgcagccccagctgaagaggcggcgggcgccggagaggcgaaggaagaagcgcCGAGCGCAaaccgcgccggcggccgcgtagACGCGAAACGAGAGACGGTGGTGGCGGAGCTGGACCCCACACGTCCTCTCGCAGAGCGTCCCTACGCGGCTTcatgcgcgtcttctgcggcggccgcagaggaccCCACGCCGGCGATACGAAGCGAAAAAATTCGGCAGGCAACTCCGCTGTCCAGCTCGCGAGACGGGAGGCAGCTTTCGCTTCGCAGTGAAGTTCGAGGGTGTTTCGTCCCTGAAGCCGCCAGTTTTGGCCGCCCGCCTAGCGAGCGACTGCGAGGCGGAGCCCCGAATGGGGTCGCGAGCGAGGTGCACGTCTCGCGACCCCAAACCGCTCTCTCGGGAGTGTCGGCGTCGAGAGTACATACATCTCGTCGCCATGGCGGCGACGCCATGGCGACGAGGTGCGCGCCGACTGCGGCCGACGGCGCTGGGCATGGGGTACCTGGGGGCCCACATGCTGGCCCTGGCCCCcgtgcttcttctgcgttgcCTGTTCACTTGATGGAGCGAAATCGCACGGCTGCCGCCCTGCCCATGGAAGACGCAGACATCGAGGAACTCGCCGACCTCGCCCTGGAGGACTTGGAAGACCTCGCGGTCTCCGGAGAAACATTTGCGGGGGCATTCGACTCGGTCTGCGTCGTGGCCAGCCCGAACAGGGATGCTGCTTCAAGTGAGGCCAGCTCGCGAGAGAAagcgtgcagcggcgcgacgtcCGCTGCCTCACACAACCCAgcgcttcgtctcgcgtgtgcggcttcgaatcctgcgcgcgcggcgacaggtCCTGCGGGCGGTCGGCGGGTGTCTGTACACTCGGTCTCGTCAGAGAgtgcagaggaagcagaggcgggGGCCCGCGAGGCTCGGGCGCCTAGACAGGCGCGAGCGTCCCCTCTCCGTGAGGCTCCAGCGGAAGACTTCGAGGACGCGAAGGGGCGTCGGCTGCCTGTAGACTCGAattcgtcctcttcgtcgagcGAGGCCTGCGTGGCAGCTCGCTccccgccttcgctctcgccgtcgcccgcgccacCTCGAGGCCTGCCGGTCAAGAGCCGGGCTACGCGAGAGGAACCGCCGTCTGAGTCCGAAACGCCCAGCATGAAAGCCTCGGCGCTCTCCTGCGGCAGAAACGCAAGCGGCAGTCGGGAGTGGTGGGTCTTCGCGGCCGTCACAGATGCCAAGTGGATGACAGGAGTGCGAGAAATCCAGGGGCGAAAACGCGTGTACTCGGAGAGAGGGCAGTTTGAGAGTGCAGCCACCGGCCCCGCGCCTGGTCGCCCTGCAGCGGGcaagtgtacgtacaccgcaggGGGGCTGTGGCGGCTGGCGCTGTCTGATGGCTCGCTGAGCGGCTACGTGGCGTTTGTCAGAAACGATCTTTTGCCTGTTTTACTCCCTGCCCTGTGCGCCGGGGGCGCCGATGGAGTCGTGGACGCGGCGCACTCGGCGCATTCTTCTCCGCTTGCGAGCGTTTCCCGGGAGGTGGTGAAGCTCGCTCTGCTTTCTCTGCAGGGTCACTTTCGGCTGACAGGCGCAGCTGAGACGTCCCTCTGGCCCGGCGAAACCCTGAAAAaggagccgcgcgtcgcctcagcgtccgccaggccgccggcgacttCTCCGGAGCCCGAGGGGGCGCCTGCTGGGGCCAcgagggcggggggcgaATTCGCGTGGCTCGTCGTCTCGGGGTTTGAGACACACCTCAGCGTGTCTGACCTAGACAGAGAGCTGTCGGAGCTGCTGGATGCCTTCGATGCACAGTGCATCGACTTAAAGTCCTCTGCGCAAACTGGAGGCAGCGCGCAAACAGCGAACAACCACGAGGCCAAAGGCAGAGAGTCACCTCAGGCTCGAAGCTCTAAGGGCACACACTGA